A region of Geothermobacter ehrlichii DNA encodes the following proteins:
- a CDS encoding sulfite exporter TauE/SafE family protein codes for MNMHLLVGTLGLVSGFLSGLLGIGGGIVMAPLLLYVPPWLGLPAFSMREVAGLTIIQGLTACLSGVLVHRKFHFVSGRLAAWMGSTIFVAALTGGAAADRIANQLLLAVFAILALAAAVLILVPTAEDSERPNVEQVTFSRLRAVTIAGGVGFLGGLVGQGGSFILIPLMTSFLQIPTRIAIGSNLAIILLSSLAAFLGKALTGQILWSLVPALVLAVVPATFAGGQLSRRLPVGKLRLLLAVCIAVAAIRISLSALTFCLE; via the coding sequence ATGAACATGCATCTGCTGGTTGGGACGTTGGGGCTGGTGAGCGGCTTTCTTTCGGGGTTGCTCGGCATCGGCGGCGGCATCGTCATGGCGCCGCTGCTGCTCTATGTGCCGCCGTGGCTGGGGTTGCCCGCTTTTTCGATGCGGGAGGTGGCCGGCCTGACCATCATCCAGGGGCTGACAGCCTGCCTTTCCGGAGTGCTGGTCCACCGCAAGTTCCATTTTGTCTCCGGCCGTCTCGCCGCCTGGATGGGCTCGACTATTTTTGTCGCCGCCCTGACTGGTGGCGCCGCTGCTGACCGGATCGCCAACCAGCTGCTGTTGGCGGTCTTTGCCATTCTGGCTCTGGCGGCCGCCGTCCTGATCCTTGTCCCCACGGCCGAAGACAGTGAACGGCCGAACGTCGAGCAGGTCACTTTCAGCCGCCTGCGGGCCGTTACCATTGCCGGCGGCGTCGGTTTTCTGGGGGGGCTGGTCGGTCAGGGCGGCTCTTTCATTCTCATACCGCTGATGACCTCGTTTCTGCAGATACCGACGCGGATCGCCATCGGCAGCAATCTGGCGATCATACTTCTCTCTTCTCTGGCGGCCTTTCTCGGCAAGGCGCTGACCGGGCAGATCCTCTGGTCGCTGGTGCCGGCGCTGGTTCTGGCGGTCGTTCCGGCGACGTTTGCCGGCGGGCAGCTCAGCCGCCGGCTGCCGGTGGGCAAACTGCGTCTGCTGCTGGCGGTGTGCATTGCCGTTGCCGCCATCAGGATCAGCCTGTCCGCCCTGACCTTCTGTCTGGAATGA
- a CDS encoding ANTAR domain-containing response regulator, which produces MKVLLVADDEPLVRHQVLESVASYGFDRIIEAENGVQALSLALTEKPLLAILDVSMPGMDGVSVAEKLSKERPMPLLLLTATRDAETFARAREAGVQHYLLKPFDPDQLRVTLELAIHQFMELHQLREENDRLKETLETRKQIDRAKRVLMGRGLSEPEAYRRMQKLAMDRRKSLRQVAEAILLVEG; this is translated from the coding sequence ATGAAGGTTCTGCTGGTTGCCGACGACGAACCCCTGGTCCGGCACCAGGTGCTCGAATCGGTCGCAAGCTATGGGTTTGACAGGATTATCGAGGCCGAAAACGGGGTGCAGGCCCTGTCTCTGGCCCTGACGGAAAAGCCGCTTCTGGCCATTCTCGATGTCTCCATGCCGGGCATGGACGGTGTCAGTGTTGCCGAAAAATTAAGCAAGGAGCGGCCCATGCCGCTTCTGTTGTTGACCGCGACCCGCGATGCCGAAACCTTCGCCCGGGCCCGCGAGGCCGGGGTGCAGCATTACCTGCTCAAGCCCTTCGATCCTGATCAGCTGCGCGTCACCCTGGAGCTGGCGATTCACCAGTTCATGGAGCTGCACCAGCTGCGCGAGGAGAACGACCGCCTGAAGGAGACCCTGGAGACCCGCAAGCAGATCGACCGCGCCAAAAGGGTGCTCATGGGCCGGGGGCTGAGCGAGCCGGAGGCCTATCGCCGGATGCAGAAGCTGGCCATGGACCGGCGCAAGAGCCTGCGCCAAGTGGCCGAGGCGATCCTGCTGGTCGAGGGGTGA